In Fusarium oxysporum Fo47 chromosome VII, complete sequence, the following proteins share a genomic window:
- a CDS encoding phosphoribosyltransferase-like protein, with product MRQQPRLPEKHFLNVVSDAADMDVLVITGMRDEAPTATLSHLVTNSRLLDIRVTAINDNDRHNHDCKNDNRGSNGSNCKSNSTILDYRDSLVFDNEATGDEVIKRFADQYLLPLLHEDLERLASIVVPVPDFPRPGIEFRHVLNIAQRQGGLALCTSLLRTQFKDDWGKVGAVACCEAGGFVFASALAQQVDVPLALIREAGKLPPPTVSVKKPSSHISCSEPNDLGVKRIEMSQDLIPRGASVVVIDDVLTIGKTLCTVLQLLAEAGISNENISIMVVAEFPIHCGRELLYHRGFGGISIQGLLVLDVV from the exons ATGCGCCAACAACCTCGGCTGCCCGAGAAGCACTTCCTGAATGTGGTGTCCGACGCCGCAGATATGGATGTACTGGTGATCACTGGGATGAGAGATGAGGCGCCGACTGCAACCTTGTCGCATTTAGTTACGAACAGCAGATTGCTTGACATTCGTGTCACAGCTA TCAATGATAATGATCGACACAACCATGATTGCAAGAATGACAATCGTGGCAGCAATGGTAGTAATTGTAAGTCGAATTCGACAATATTGGACTACCGCGACAGTCTCGTCTTTGACAATGAAGCAACAGGAGACGAGGTGATCAAAAGGTTTGCCGATCAGTACCTGCTTCCCCTCCTCCATGAGGACCTGGAGCGACTGGCTAGTATAGTGGTTCCTGTGCCTGACTTCCCACGCCCAGGCATCGAGTTCCGACATGTACTCAACATCGCCCAACGGCAGGGCGGATTGGCTTTGTGTACTTCTCTGCTACGAACTCAGTTCAAAGATGACTGGGGTAAAGTCGGTGCGGTGGCCTGTTGCGAAGCGGGAGGCTTCGTTTTTGCATCAGCGTTGGCCCAGCAAGTCGACGTCCCTTTGGCGCTAATCCGCGAAGCCGGCAAGCTTCCCCCACCCACTGTTTCTGTCAAAAAGCCTTCGTCACATATCTCGTGCTCAGAACCTAATGATTTAGGAGTGAAGAGAATCGAGATGAGTCAAGATTTGATTCCTAGGGGCGCATCGGTGGTGGTAATAGACGACGTACTTACCATAGGAAAGACGCTTTGTACAGTGCTTCAACTGTTAGCTGAAGCAGGCATTAGTAATGAGAATATCAGCATCATGGTTGTAGCTGAATTTCCGATTCACTGCGGCCGGGAACTATTGTACCATCGTGGCTTTGGTGGTATCAGTATTCAAGGCCTTTTAGTTCTTGATGTGGTCTAG